Proteins encoded within one genomic window of Eurosta solidaginis isolate ZX-2024a chromosome 1, ASM4086904v1, whole genome shotgun sequence:
- the LOC137239572 gene encoding S-formylglutathione hydrolase-like, translating into MALKLLSVAKSFGGEQRVYSHISEVVGCEMKFGVYIPPSAVESNTECPALYYLSGLACTHENFIQKSGFQRFAAKHGVVVVNPDTSPRGLNLPGEDDSYDFGSGASFYVNATEAPWNKNYNMYTYVTGELVDLVNANLPVLPKKRGIFGHSMGGHGALICALKNPGFYQSVSAFAPISNPTKCAWGKKAFSGYLGTNEDTWKAWDATELAAAYAGTPLEILIDQGTADNFLKEKQLLPQNLLDAASQNDHLQLIHQQRDGYDHGYFFIGTFIEDHFAHHAKCLKA; encoded by the coding sequence ATGGCTCTGAAGTTATTATCTGTTGCTAAGAGTTTCGGCGGAGAGCAACGTGTATATTCACATATATCCGAAGTTGTTGGATGTGAAATGAAATTTGGTGTCTACATACCACCTTCCGCTGTTGAATCTAATACAGAATGTCCTGCTTTATACTACCTCAGTGGCCTTGCTTGCACACACGAGAATTTCATACAAAAATCTGGTTTCCAAAGGTTTGCTGCCAaacatggtgttgttgttgtcaaTCCCGATACTTCACCACGTGGATTAAATCTTCCCGGGGAGGATGATAGCTATGATTTTGGTAGTGGCGCCAGCTTTTATGTGAATGCAACGGAAGCGCCATGGAATAAAaactataatatgtatacatatgtaactGGTGAACTAGTCGACTTAGTGAACGCAAACCTGCCGGTTCTGCCGAAAAAACGCGGAATATTCGGTCATAGTATGGGCGGTCATGGTGCGCTTATATGTGCTTTGAAAAATCCAGGTTTTTACCAATCAGTTTCTGCCTTTGCACCTATTTCGAATCCTACCAAATGTGCGTGGGGTAAAAAAGCTTTCTCAGGCTATTTAGGAACGAATGAAGACACATGGAAAGCATGGGATGCCACCGAGCTGGCAGCAGCATATGCTGGTACACCATTGGAAATTCTGATTGATCAAGGCACGGCAGATAATTTCCTTAAGGAAAAACAACTTTTACCACAGAATCTTTTGGATGCAGCCTCACAAAATGATCACTTGCAATTAATTCATCAGCAACGAGATGGCTATGATCATGGTTACTTTTTTATTGGTACTTTTATTGAAGATCATTTTGCACATCATGCAAAATGTTTGAAGGCGTAG